In one window of Acidobacteriota bacterium DNA:
- a CDS encoding ABC transporter permease gives MIKRISVFQVAYKNLLRKKTRSLLTVLGIAMAAWVLVSLFGFNRGYEASLNKDIDNLGFQMLVVAKGCPYEAATLMLKGGTGLKYMDPAIAASVAAEPEVDSVTPMLMQVVFDPNKGESGGLAAFLGVDPATYPKMKSALPFKAGGWFREAEAAEAVFGYEVAELEQREIGDLYLIPEKGVEVKVVGILERTGTQDDGTIFLPIKTVQRIFGVPELTSIGIKVRKDANMKAFEDKMYKLPDVQVVSLTQVKTTIMTLVSTARVMVLSIAVIAILIAMMGVVNTVLMSVMERRQEIGILKSMGAMAGDIFKLVWLETIILCIGGGLIGTGLALVTARLTDVLVRRLLPYSPSGGLVSIDTGLVLMALGVVTAIGLASGVYPSWKAARMRPLDTIRSEAES, from the coding sequence GTGATAAAAAGGATCTCGGTCTTCCAGGTCGCCTACAAGAACCTGCTGCGCAAGAAGACGCGGAGCCTGCTGACGGTCCTGGGCATCGCCATGGCCGCCTGGGTCCTGGTCAGCCTCTTCGGCTTCAACCGCGGCTACGAGGCGTCCCTCAACAAGGACATCGACAACCTCGGCTTCCAGATGCTCGTCGTGGCCAAGGGCTGCCCCTACGAGGCGGCGACGCTCATGCTCAAGGGCGGGACCGGCCTCAAGTACATGGATCCGGCCATCGCCGCGTCCGTCGCGGCCGAGCCCGAGGTCGACAGCGTCACGCCCATGCTCATGCAGGTCGTCTTCGACCCGAACAAGGGCGAGAGCGGCGGGCTGGCCGCGTTCCTGGGCGTCGACCCGGCCACCTACCCGAAGATGAAGAGCGCCCTGCCGTTCAAGGCCGGCGGCTGGTTCCGCGAGGCCGAGGCGGCCGAGGCCGTCTTCGGCTACGAGGTCGCCGAGCTCGAACAGCGGGAGATCGGCGACCTCTATCTCATCCCCGAGAAGGGGGTCGAGGTCAAGGTCGTCGGCATCCTGGAGCGGACGGGGACGCAGGACGACGGCACGATCTTCCTGCCCATCAAGACCGTCCAGAGGATATTCGGGGTCCCGGAGCTGACGTCGATCGGCATCAAGGTCAGGAAGGACGCCAACATGAAGGCCTTCGAGGACAAGATGTACAAGCTGCCCGACGTCCAGGTCGTCAGCCTGACCCAGGTCAAGACGACCATCATGACCCTCGTCTCGACGGCCCGGGTCATGGTCCTCTCGATCGCCGTCATCGCCATCCTCATCGCCATGATGGGCGTCGTCAACACTGTCCTGATGTCCGTCATGGAGAGGCGGCAGGAGATCGGCATCCTCAAGTCGATGGGGGCCATGGCCGGCGACATCTTCAAGCTAGTCTGGCTCGAGACGATCATCCTCTGCATCGGCGGCGGCCTGATCGGCACGGGGCTGGCCCTGGTGACGGCCCGGCTGACGGACGTCCTCGTCCGCAGGCTCCTGCCGTACTCGCCGAGCGGCGGCCTGGTGTCCATCGACACGGGCCTGGTCCTCATGGCCCTCGGGGTGGTCACGGCCATCGGCCTGGCGAGCGGCGTTTACCCGTCCTGGAAGGCGGCCCGGATGAGGCCCCTCGACACCATCCGCAGCGAGGCGGAGTCATGA